In Pedobacter sp. SL55, the following proteins share a genomic window:
- a CDS encoding DUF6438 domain-containing protein, translating to MKTRSLTICLIIIALIFNSCRKDKNRNIEEIGYGTSFGMCVGYCLNQVAIINNGSIDFTKRANGINPSVKTCTKAIAENEINALKALVNVAEFNKLPEIIGCPDCADGGAEWISMKVDGKVKKVTYEYGKAPDALKNLALKLKEIKDGFADCN from the coding sequence ATGAAAACAAGATCATTAACAATTTGCTTAATAATTATTGCCCTGATATTTAATTCTTGCAGAAAAGATAAAAATAGAAATATTGAAGAAATAGGCTATGGCACTTCTTTTGGAATGTGTGTTGGTTATTGTTTAAATCAGGTTGCAATTATTAATAACGGTAGCATTGACTTTACAAAAAGAGCTAATGGTATTAATCCAAGTGTAAAAACCTGCACTAAAGCTATTGCTGAAAACGAAATAAACGCATTGAAAGCTTTAGTTAATGTAGCTGAATTTAATAAATTGCCCGAAATAATTGGCTGTCCGGATTGTGCAGATGGCGGTGCAGAATGGATTTCAATGAAAGTAGATGGGAAAGTGAAAAAGGTTACTTATGAATATGGTAAAGCACCTGATGCTTTAAAAAATTTAGCGCTAAAATTGAAAGAAATTAAAGACGGGTTTGCAGATTGTAATTAG
- the rpsJ gene encoding 30S ribosomal protein S10, with protein MSQRIRIKLKSYDYNLVDKSAEKIVKTVKPTGAVVSGPIPLPTEKKIFTVLRSPHVNKKAREQFQLCAYKRLLDIYSSNSKTVDALMKLELPSGVEVEIKV; from the coding sequence ATGAGCCAAAGAATTAGAATTAAATTAAAATCTTACGATTACAACTTGGTAGATAAATCTGCTGAGAAAATCGTAAAAACTGTAAAGCCTACAGGCGCAGTAGTTAGCGGACCAATTCCGTTGCCAACAGAGAAAAAAATCTTCACTGTATTGCGTTCACCGCACGTAAACAAAAAAGCTCGTGAGCAGTTTCAATTGTGTGCTTATAAACGTCTTTTAGATATTTATAGCTCAAACTCAAAAACAGTTGATGCTTTAATGAAGCTTGAATTACCTAGTGGTGTTGAAGTAGAAATCAAAGTTTAA
- the fusA gene encoding elongation factor G yields the protein MSRDLKFTRNIGIAAHIDAGKTTTTERILYYAGVNHKIGEVHEGASTMDWMVQEAERGITITSAATTVFWPYRGNKYQVNVIDTPGHVDFTVEVNRSLRVLDGLVFLFSAVDGVEPQSETNWRLANNYAVPRIGFVNKMDRSGADFLKVVKQVKDMLGSHAVPLQLPIGSEDSFKGVVDLINNRGIVWNEHDKGMTFTEVPIPDDMVDEVAQWRENLLEAVADYDETLMEKFFEDPNSITEREILDALRAATLDAKIVPMVCGSSFKNKGVQTMLDLVMELLPSPMDVEGITGTNPETGEEVTRKPDIKEPFSALAFKIATDPFVGRLCFIRVYSGNLEAGSYVYNARSENKERISRIFQMHANKQNPIPNVGAGDIAAVVGFKDIKTGDTLCEEKNPIILESMNFPDPVIGLAIEPKTQADVDKLGIALGKLAEEDPTFRVETDQETGQTVISGMGELHLDILIDRLKREFKVEVNQGAPQVAYKEAIFGTAEHREVYKKQSGGRGKFADIKVVISPIDSDFEKGGLQFVNEITGGAIPREFIPSVEKGFASAMTNGVLAGYPLPDMKVRLIDGSFHAVDSDALSFELAARMAYREALPKCKPTLMEPIMKIEILTPEENMGDVIGDMNRRRGQLQGMDTRNGAQVIKALVPLSEMFGYVTQLRTITSGRATSTMEFDHYEAAPKNVQDEIVAKSKGRVKSED from the coding sequence ATGTCAAGAGATTTAAAATTTACTAGAAATATTGGTATCGCTGCTCACATCGATGCTGGTAAGACTACAACTACCGAGCGTATTCTTTATTACGCAGGTGTTAACCACAAAATTGGTGAGGTACACGAAGGTGCATCTACCATGGACTGGATGGTACAAGAAGCTGAACGTGGGATAACCATCACGTCTGCAGCTACAACTGTATTCTGGCCTTACCGTGGTAACAAATACCAAGTTAACGTTATTGATACTCCAGGACACGTGGATTTTACCGTAGAGGTAAACCGTTCGTTACGTGTATTAGATGGATTAGTTTTCTTATTTTCTGCAGTTGATGGTGTTGAGCCTCAATCTGAAACTAACTGGAGACTAGCTAATAACTACGCAGTTCCTCGTATTGGTTTCGTAAACAAAATGGACCGTTCTGGTGCCGATTTCCTTAAAGTTGTAAAACAAGTTAAGGATATGTTAGGTTCTCACGCTGTGCCATTGCAGTTACCAATTGGTTCTGAAGATAGCTTTAAAGGCGTGGTTGATTTAATCAACAACCGTGGTATTGTTTGGAATGAGCATGATAAAGGGATGACCTTTACTGAAGTGCCAATTCCTGATGATATGGTTGACGAAGTTGCACAATGGAGAGAGAATTTATTAGAAGCAGTAGCTGATTATGACGAGACTTTGATGGAGAAATTCTTCGAAGATCCTAATTCAATTACTGAGCGTGAAATTCTTGATGCTTTACGTGCGGCTACTTTAGATGCTAAAATTGTTCCTATGGTTTGTGGTTCATCTTTCAAAAACAAAGGTGTACAAACCATGTTAGATTTAGTGATGGAATTATTGCCGTCGCCAATGGATGTTGAAGGCATTACTGGTACTAACCCAGAAACAGGCGAAGAGGTAACTCGTAAACCAGATATTAAAGAGCCTTTTTCTGCATTAGCATTTAAAATTGCAACCGATCCTTTCGTAGGTCGTTTGTGTTTTATCCGTGTTTACTCAGGTAACTTAGAAGCTGGTTCTTACGTTTACAATGCTCGTTCAGAAAACAAAGAGCGTATTTCTCGTATCTTCCAAATGCACGCTAACAAGCAAAACCCAATTCCTAACGTAGGTGCTGGTGATATTGCTGCGGTAGTAGGCTTTAAAGATATCAAAACTGGAGATACCCTTTGCGAAGAGAAAAATCCAATTATTTTGGAATCGATGAACTTCCCTGATCCAGTTATCGGTTTAGCTATTGAGCCTAAAACTCAAGCTGACGTAGATAAATTAGGTATTGCTTTAGGTAAATTAGCTGAAGAAGATCCAACCTTTAGAGTAGAGACTGATCAAGAAACTGGTCAAACTGTAATCTCTGGTATGGGTGAGCTTCACTTAGATATTTTAATTGACCGTTTAAAACGTGAATTTAAAGTAGAGGTTAACCAAGGTGCGCCTCAAGTAGCATATAAAGAGGCTATCTTCGGTACTGCAGAGCACCGTGAGGTTTATAAAAAACAATCAGGTGGTCGTGGTAAATTCGCGGATATCAAAGTTGTTATTTCACCAATTGATTCTGATTTCGAAAAAGGTGGTTTACAATTCGTAAACGAAATTACAGGTGGTGCAATTCCACGTGAGTTTATCCCTTCGGTAGAGAAAGGTTTCGCTTCGGCAATGACCAATGGTGTGTTAGCTGGTTATCCGCTTCCAGATATGAAAGTACGTTTGATTGATGGTTCATTCCACGCAGTCGATTCAGATGCTTTATCATTCGAGCTTGCCGCTCGTATGGCCTATCGTGAGGCGTTGCCTAAGTGTAAGCCAACGTTGATGGAGCCTATCATGAAAATCGAGATCTTAACCCCAGAAGAAAACATGGGTGACGTAATCGGTGACATGAACCGTCGTCGTGGTCAGTTACAAGGTATGGACACGCGTAATGGTGCTCAAGTAATCAAAGCATTAGTACCACTTTCTGAGATGTTCGGTTATGTAACTCAGTTGCGTACCATCACTTCGGGTCGTGCAACGTCTACAATGGAATTTGATCACTACGAAGCAGCGCCTAAAAACGTACAAGACGAAATCGTTGCTAAATCAAAAGGCAGAGTGAAGTCTGAAGATTAG
- a CDS encoding gliding motility-associated C-terminal domain-containing protein — translation MRKVYVLLLLSLLLGFGATAQTIRYVKAGANGDGASWATASGDLQAMINASAAKDEVWIAAGTYKPNRRANALETITVNDRFNAFVMKKDVGVFGGFAGTETSKANRDFVANTSVLSGNIGNEAIDTDNTYHVVIAADDLGTAKLDGFTITKGYSSGTGTTSAVTVNGRAIPASRSPGIISYYSSAEFVNLIITENVNASTDQSAGAIYIFYGSPKFTKVQFINNRTVSTAGGAIFVFGSTTLRSQPEFNEVDFIGNQGISGGAVVISAYGELKFNKCKFINNKALTTNGGAIHMFSATATAEIKDCTFSGNQATVSGGAIYNGYNLPITISGSTFTNNIATTGFAGAIYAVGKLSIEKGEFTGNKSSAGSAGAIYLGTNTNEINIEGNTFKDNEAAKEAGAIYVTSASPIIKNNRFYNNKAVDFGGAIYTLGGLPSSLSAPTIVGNIFYANTATSATGLGGAVYIGDNSAPLIVNSTLYANTADKGGAIGLSNVSVLAKVYNSIIYGNTATDATTTDIYGASTDNLDIQYTLTQNYGTNGAGGNIVGSDPEFASVDVANNNFLKLTEDSWAVNAGNNNMVPATATVDIAGVNRIMHAVVDLGALEYDGDLPPPYTVDIDENSPVGTYVGKPTSRLGGTLTWEFFSGNINDAFAINATTGEITVNKSTELDYETKSIFNLFLKVSNNFGLVQNLPVLVNLNNLMEKPQAPQLTNPKVNDVIISYRPKLIGVAEPLSTITVYVDGVAYGTTASSDPLGNWRLDFLDEVTPGTHSFHVVASNASGTSEASDAVTGTFKLYTGQVVVSNILTPNGDGKNDLWIAQDLSLMYPKNEVTVYDKSGRVVFQKSNYQNDWDGTFNGTPLHTGTYYYHIKIGNDLKPIKGTLTILRGR, via the coding sequence ATGAGAAAAGTTTACGTATTGCTTTTACTTTCTCTGTTGCTCGGCTTTGGTGCAACAGCGCAAACAATTAGATATGTAAAGGCGGGAGCTAATGGCGACGGTGCTTCGTGGGCCACTGCTTCGGGAGATTTACAGGCTATGATTAACGCTTCTGCTGCTAAAGATGAGGTATGGATAGCCGCAGGTACGTACAAGCCAAATAGAAGAGCTAATGCCTTAGAAACCATCACTGTAAATGATAGGTTCAATGCTTTTGTGATGAAAAAAGACGTGGGGGTTTTTGGAGGTTTTGCAGGAACGGAAACTTCTAAGGCCAATAGAGATTTTGTAGCAAACACATCGGTTTTAAGTGGAAATATAGGTAACGAAGCTATTGATACCGATAACACGTACCACGTAGTTATTGCAGCTGATGATTTGGGAACTGCTAAATTAGATGGTTTTACCATTACTAAAGGATATAGCAGTGGTACAGGAACTACCTCTGCTGTTACCGTAAATGGCAGGGCTATTCCAGCGAGCCGTTCGCCGGGGATCATCAGCTATTATAGCAGTGCTGAGTTTGTAAACCTCATCATCACAGAAAACGTTAACGCATCTACGGATCAAAGTGCTGGCGCAATTTATATTTTTTATGGGTCGCCTAAATTCACTAAAGTTCAATTTATCAATAATCGAACGGTTTCTACTGCTGGTGGGGCCATATTTGTATTTGGTTCTACTACACTTCGTAGTCAACCAGAGTTTAACGAAGTAGATTTTATAGGTAACCAAGGTATTTCAGGGGGCGCTGTTGTTATTTCGGCCTATGGCGAGTTAAAATTCAACAAGTGTAAATTCATCAATAATAAAGCCCTTACTACCAATGGTGGCGCTATACACATGTTTTCTGCTACAGCCACTGCTGAAATAAAAGATTGTACATTTTCTGGCAATCAAGCAACGGTTAGCGGAGGCGCCATTTACAACGGTTACAATTTACCAATTACCATTTCTGGTTCTACTTTTACCAATAACATAGCTACTACTGGTTTTGCAGGCGCTATTTATGCCGTAGGTAAGTTAAGTATTGAAAAAGGAGAATTTACTGGAAACAAATCATCTGCTGGCTCGGCTGGGGCAATTTACTTAGGCACTAACACCAACGAAATAAATATTGAAGGAAATACTTTTAAAGACAACGAGGCTGCTAAAGAGGCGGGTGCTATTTATGTAACTTCGGCTAGCCCAATAATTAAGAACAATAGATTTTACAACAACAAAGCGGTAGATTTTGGAGGAGCTATTTATACTTTGGGCGGTTTGCCAAGCTCTTTGAGCGCACCTACCATTGTTGGAAATATTTTTTATGCCAATACAGCAACAAGCGCTACAGGCTTGGGCGGTGCAGTTTATATCGGCGATAATAGCGCTCCTTTAATTGTAAATTCAACGCTGTATGCAAACACAGCAGATAAAGGTGGTGCTATTGGATTATCAAATGTTAGTGTTTTAGCCAAGGTTTATAATAGCATTATTTACGGTAATACAGCAACAGATGCCACCACTACAGATATCTATGGTGCAAGTACCGATAATTTAGATATTCAGTACACACTTACGCAAAACTATGGTACAAATGGTGCTGGCGGCAATATTGTAGGCAGTGATCCCGAGTTTGCCAGTGTAGATGTTGCAAACAATAATTTTTTAAAGTTAACGGAAGATAGTTGGGCAGTAAACGCTGGTAATAACAATATGGTTCCAGCAACTGCCACAGTAGATATTGCGGGTGTAAATAGGATTATGCACGCTGTAGTTGATTTGGGAGCTTTAGAATACGATGGGGATTTGCCTCCACCATATACGGTAGATATTGACGAAAATTCGCCTGTTGGTACTTATGTAGGCAAGCCAACATCTAGGTTGGGCGGCACATTAACCTGGGAGTTTTTCTCTGGAAATATTAATGATGCCTTTGCTATTAATGCAACCACTGGCGAAATTACTGTGAATAAGAGTACCGAGCTAGATTACGAGACGAAAAGTATTTTTAATTTATTTCTAAAGGTTAGCAACAACTTTGGTTTGGTTCAAAATCTGCCGGTGTTGGTAAATTTGAATAACTTGATGGAAAAACCTCAGGCGCCGCAGCTAACTAATCCTAAGGTTAACGATGTGATCATAAGCTACCGTCCTAAGTTAATAGGCGTGGCAGAGCCACTAAGTACAATTACAGTTTACGTTGATGGTGTAGCTTACGGTACAACCGCTTCTTCGGATCCTTTGGGTAATTGGAGATTAGATTTTTTGGATGAGGTTACTCCTGGCACACACTCTTTTCACGTGGTAGCAAGTAATGCCTCTGGAACCAGTGAGGCAAGCGATGCTGTTACCGGTACTTTTAAATTATACACAGGGCAAGTGGTGGTAAGTAATATCCTTACGCCAAACGGAGATGGCAAGAACGACCTTTGGATAGCTCAGGATTTGTCATTAATGTACCCAAAAAATGAAGTGACAGTGTATGATAAGTCGGGTAGGGTAGTGTTTCAAAAGTCAAACTATCAAAATGATTGGGATGGTACCTTCAACGGCACTCCGTTACATACCGGTACGTATTATTACCACATCAAAATTGGAAATGACCTGAAACCAATTAAAGGCACACTTACCATATTGAGAGGAAGATAG
- the rpsL gene encoding 30S ribosomal protein S12 yields MPTIQQLVRKGRVALEFKSKSPALDSCPQRRGVCTRVYTTTPKKPNSAMRKVARVRLTNGKEVNAYIPGEGHNLQEHSIVLIRGGRVKDLPGVRYHIIRGALDTSGVAGRNQRRSKYGTKRPKPGQAAAAPAKGKKK; encoded by the coding sequence ATGCCAACCATTCAACAATTAGTTAGAAAAGGTAGAGTAGCACTGGAGTTTAAGAGTAAATCTCCAGCGTTGGACAGTTGTCCACAGCGAAGAGGCGTATGTACACGTGTATATACTACTACCCCTAAGAAACCAAACTCTGCAATGCGTAAAGTTGCCCGTGTACGTTTAACCAATGGTAAAGAGGTGAATGCCTACATTCCAGGAGAAGGTCACAACTTACAAGAGCACTCGATCGTTTTGATCCGTGGTGGTCGTGTTAAAGATTTACCAGGTGTACGTTACCACATCATCCGTGGTGCATTAGATACATCAGGTGTAGCTGGTCGTAACCAACGTCGTAGTAAATATGGTACTAAGCGTCCTAAACCAGGGCAAGCAGCTGCAGCACCAGCAAAAGGTAAAAAGAAATAA
- a CDS encoding LytR/AlgR family response regulator transcription factor, whose product MLRTLIIEDEPAVRKEIEWLVQSETNCNFIGAATNVAEALVLIKATNPELVLMDIQLTDGTAFDILNKLTEINFKIIFITAYNDFAVKAIKYGAIDYLLKPLDEYELKLALDRIYKANVGHQQHQAAQLAVINTQLQQQENTLENRLVLHTLEFLQVLQLKEIIYCQSEGSYTTFYLSEERKLIISKPLKYYDELLPEQWFLRPHQSYLVNIKCVDKFLKSGTLILKDKTEIPVSNRRRELIIQQINTNVQ is encoded by the coding sequence ATGTTAAGAACCTTAATTATTGAGGACGAACCCGCTGTACGCAAAGAAATAGAGTGGTTGGTACAAAGTGAAACCAATTGCAACTTTATTGGGGCGGCCACCAATGTTGCCGAGGCATTGGTACTGATTAAAGCCACCAACCCAGAGTTGGTTTTAATGGATATACAGCTTACCGATGGTACCGCCTTTGACATTTTGAACAAGCTGACAGAAATTAATTTTAAAATTATATTTATTACGGCGTACAATGATTTTGCAGTTAAAGCCATCAAATACGGTGCAATAGACTACCTTCTAAAACCTTTAGATGAATACGAGCTTAAGCTTGCACTTGATAGAATTTATAAAGCAAATGTAGGCCATCAACAGCATCAAGCGGCGCAACTTGCTGTGATCAATACACAATTACAACAACAAGAAAATACCCTAGAGAACCGCCTAGTGCTACATACCCTAGAGTTTTTACAAGTTTTGCAGCTTAAAGAAATCATATACTGCCAAAGCGAGGGCAGCTATACTACTTTTTACCTATCAGAAGAAAGGAAATTAATTATCTCAAAGCCATTAAAATATTACGACGAGCTATTGCCAGAGCAATGGTTTTTAAGACCGCATCAATCTTATTTGGTTAATATTAAGTGTGTAGATAAATTTTTAAAATCTGGAACGCTAATCTTAAAAGACAAAACTGAAATTCCGGTTTCGAACAGGAGAAGAGAACTTATTATACAGCAAATTAACACCAATGTACAATGA
- a CDS encoding sensor histidine kinase, giving the protein MKQRLIYLIVLCLVMLYACKEKPVATHTQSLLLSFKAASEKLKENPDLQVRLNYWNTKLKNKQVKADSVLRSKVHYNIAGVFYGMNELDSLKYHLQKAWELMGNRKGYTDDQVQLYSGLGNLALMEQKIHQENYYYNTAAQMLLADTSINLTAKQKITVFFAAAQSSLQLRQFNNAFNFNRKAMALLPQLPTPIKEKFRAYSQMATCFYRANGSADSLYSYIEKMEQLYQQHPEQLNAKFICDRKVTYFSLINEPDSALFYNRKRLTLDLKDAIENSKNAESVLTGNLYSSYNDLAGIFINKKQLDSANFYLNKCQEFIKTYGNKVDDENLIMYDQNLANYYIASKKYPQALKQYDIVLARTKFVYELENARALAEMGAIVQLKAKDKSIYTLNQTVALSNAKLQSNRLWLAISTLGLLLTITIALLLYFIQKQRRLKSETERIQLEQRLLRTQIEPHFIFNTLSALQSFIRFNQNDKALKYLQQFGRLLRSSLQLSRESYVKLSEEIETLQNYLSLQQMRYDDAFDYQINIDQAHDAESVMVPPMLMQPFVENAIIHGINPNGKEGMININFDIKDEILLVTIADNGKGFAKEIAIKNHKSLATAISKERLAILAKQSGETASIEIQSEENKGTTVSIILPIKAV; this is encoded by the coding sequence ATGAAACAGCGATTGATTTATTTGATAGTGCTGTGTTTGGTAATGTTATACGCTTGTAAAGAAAAACCTGTAGCAACCCATACCCAAAGCTTACTATTAAGTTTTAAAGCAGCCAGCGAAAAGCTCAAAGAAAACCCAGATTTACAGGTAAGATTAAACTATTGGAATACGAAATTAAAGAACAAACAGGTTAAAGCAGATTCAGTTTTGCGCTCTAAGGTACATTATAACATTGCTGGTGTTTTTTATGGCATGAACGAGCTAGACTCGCTAAAATACCATTTGCAAAAAGCTTGGGAATTGATGGGCAATAGAAAAGGTTATACAGATGATCAAGTGCAACTTTATTCGGGTTTGGGCAATTTGGCGCTCATGGAGCAAAAAATACATCAAGAAAACTACTATTACAATACTGCTGCTCAAATGCTTTTGGCAGATACTTCGATAAACCTTACGGCCAAACAAAAAATAACTGTTTTTTTTGCCGCAGCACAATCTAGCTTACAGTTACGGCAGTTTAATAACGCGTTTAATTTTAACCGCAAAGCGATGGCTCTGTTGCCGCAGTTACCCACGCCTATCAAAGAAAAATTTAGGGCATACAGTCAAATGGCAACCTGCTTTTACCGTGCAAACGGCAGTGCCGATTCTTTGTATAGCTACATCGAAAAAATGGAGCAGCTGTATCAACAGCATCCAGAGCAACTTAACGCAAAATTTATTTGCGATAGGAAAGTTACCTATTTCTCTCTCATTAACGAACCCGATTCGGCGTTGTTTTACAACAGAAAAAGATTAACCTTAGATTTAAAAGACGCAATTGAAAATAGCAAAAATGCAGAGAGCGTTTTAACTGGTAATTTGTACAGCAGCTATAACGATTTGGCGGGTATCTTTATCAACAAAAAACAATTAGATAGCGCCAATTTTTACCTTAATAAGTGCCAAGAATTTATTAAAACCTACGGCAATAAGGTAGATGATGAGAACCTGATCATGTACGACCAAAATTTGGCCAATTATTACATTGCTTCAAAAAAATATCCGCAAGCGCTAAAACAGTATGATATTGTATTGGCACGCACCAAATTTGTATACGAATTAGAAAACGCTCGTGCCCTGGCCGAAATGGGCGCCATTGTGCAATTAAAAGCGAAAGATAAATCTATCTATACCTTAAACCAAACGGTAGCTTTATCAAATGCAAAACTACAAAGTAATCGGCTTTGGCTTGCCATAAGTACCTTAGGTTTGCTTTTAACCATTACGATAGCACTTTTACTGTACTTCATACAAAAACAACGCCGCTTAAAAAGCGAAACCGAACGCATACAACTAGAGCAGCGTTTATTACGCACCCAAATAGAGCCTCATTTTATTTTTAATACCTTATCTGCTCTGCAAAGCTTTATTCGTTTTAACCAAAATGACAAGGCCTTAAAATACTTACAGCAATTTGGGCGGTTATTGCGCAGCAGCTTGCAGCTATCGAGAGAAAGCTATGTAAAACTGAGCGAAGAAATAGAAACCCTGCAAAACTATCTTAGCTTACAACAAATGCGCTACGACGACGCATTTGATTATCAAATTAATATAGACCAAGCGCATGATGCCGAGAGCGTAATGGTGCCACCCATGTTAATGCAACCTTTTGTAGAAAATGCCATTATACACGGCATAAATCCGAATGGTAAAGAAGGCATGATCAACATAAATTTCGATATAAAAGATGAAATCCTGTTGGTTACCATTGCCGATAATGGTAAAGGATTTGCCAAGGAGATAGCCATCAAAAACCATAAATCGCTGGCTACAGCTATAAGCAAAGAACGTTTGGCAATACTCGCCAAACAAAGCGGCGAAACTGCAAGCATTGAAATACAAAGCGAAGAAAATAAAGGGACTACGGTTAGCATAATCCTTCCAATTAAAGCAGTGTAA
- a CDS encoding sensor histidine kinase gives MNKLTKQTKIVVYNYTICVFAAIALIITLNHYGLKAIDGIRAFTSGESVYMKAQQEASRHLTNYVFTGNPQHYQHFLTQLQVPVNDSLARLALDKNASHEVIKKHLLLGKNIPDDLDNIIWVYKNFKSLPHFQKAVELWKAADLLIIDLEKQGELLHQKQKSNILLSLMEKEELADKIDKTCKLITKKGNEFDHALTESSKLVNKTVLTINTSIAISVFLCIIIISIKYINRLSILQKNTMAQNNALLKINEELDLFTHSVSHDLRSPITSLKGIIALAEKENSEQERSLYFRLMSQILSRQDDFILKIIQLSKNKRLDIEIQEINLFTFFESVVNDLKHGQDFDLEIKYNIQPIVTKIDSFRLDIISRNLISNALKYADPNKANRFIHISADLTEGFLQINFEDNGLGIAEEHLGKIFDMFYVTTHHNKGSGIGLYLVKEMVNKLGGEIVATSTLSKGSVFSIKLPVML, from the coding sequence ATGAATAAACTTACCAAACAAACAAAAATTGTTGTATACAACTATACCATCTGCGTTTTTGCTGCTATCGCATTAATTATCACACTAAATCATTACGGATTAAAGGCTATAGATGGCATTAGGGCTTTCACTTCTGGCGAATCTGTTTATATGAAAGCTCAACAAGAAGCTTCTAGGCATCTTACCAATTATGTTTTTACTGGCAACCCTCAACACTATCAACATTTCTTAACCCAACTTCAAGTTCCCGTAAACGACAGTTTGGCAAGACTTGCTTTAGATAAAAATGCAAGCCATGAAGTAATAAAAAAACATTTGCTATTAGGTAAGAACATACCAGACGATTTAGATAACATTATTTGGGTTTACAAAAATTTTAAATCGTTACCCCATTTTCAAAAAGCGGTAGAATTGTGGAAAGCGGCAGATCTGCTCATTATAGACCTCGAAAAACAAGGAGAATTGTTACATCAAAAACAAAAAAGCAACATCTTGCTTTCTTTAATGGAGAAAGAAGAACTTGCCGACAAAATTGACAAAACCTGTAAGCTTATTACCAAAAAAGGAAATGAATTTGATCATGCGCTAACCGAAAGCAGTAAGCTTGTAAACAAAACGGTGCTTACTATTAATACGTCGATTGCAATTTCTGTCTTTCTCTGCATTATCATCATCTCTATCAAATACATCAATCGTTTATCTATTTTACAAAAAAACACCATGGCACAAAATAATGCGCTATTAAAAATTAATGAGGAACTAGACCTATTTACCCATAGTGTATCTCATGATTTAAGAAGCCCTATCACATCTTTAAAGGGAATAATTGCTTTAGCCGAAAAAGAAAATTCGGAACAAGAACGTAGTTTATATTTCAGGTTAATGTCTCAAATTTTATCCAGACAAGATGATTTCATCTTAAAAATTATCCAATTATCTAAAAACAAGCGCCTAGACATCGAAATTCAAGAAATCAACTTATTTACTTTTTTTGAGAGCGTAGTAAACGATTTGAAACACGGCCAAGATTTTGACCTAGAGATAAAATACAACATACAGCCAATCGTTACCAAAATAGATAGTTTTAGGTTAGATATTATTTCACGCAACTTAATTTCTAATGCCCTAAAATATGCCGACCCTAACAAAGCCAATCGTTTCATTCACATATCGGCAGATTTAACAGAAGGTTTTTTACAAATTAATTTTGAGGATAACGGTTTGGGTATAGCCGAGGAGCATTTGGGAAAAATATTTGATATGTTTTACGTTACCACCCACCACAATAAGGGCAGCGGCATAGGCTTATACCTAGTTAAAGAAATGGTTAATAAATTAGGTGGCGAAATAGTAGCAACTTCTACTCTCAGCAAAGGGAGTGTTTTCTCTATTAAGTTACCTGTGATGTTATAG